In Nocardioides dokdonensis FR1436, the following are encoded in one genomic region:
- a CDS encoding sigma-70 family RNA polymerase sigma factor: protein MASLADDVTHGFDALRRLVVRAVEAASLATTPLDPWAPVPALAAAAVPGAPPARLLQLLLQTVADDSLHIDAPNGPAHPGDPDGPGGAGAYDDSALATSSEDLEVDRTRLIALVELARKGDVDAFGMLYDHYQGSVYRFLFHRTRSATLAEDLTSETFFRALRSMQGFRWQGKDFGAWLMTIARNLATDHFKAGRTRLEMTTEDMGQHDDATEGPEAMVLAGLTNEILLKALTSLPDEQRDCLVMRFLQGMSIAETASVLGRSDGAIKQLQLRGVRNLAKLMPEGLR, encoded by the coding sequence ATGGCGAGTCTCGCCGACGACGTGACGCACGGCTTCGACGCCCTGCGGCGCCTCGTCGTCCGCGCTGTCGAAGCCGCCTCCCTCGCCACCACCCCGCTCGATCCGTGGGCCCCCGTGCCGGCGCTCGCCGCGGCCGCCGTGCCCGGCGCGCCGCCCGCGCGGCTCCTGCAGCTGCTGCTCCAGACCGTCGCGGACGACAGCCTCCACATCGACGCGCCGAACGGTCCCGCCCATCCCGGCGACCCGGACGGTCCCGGTGGCGCCGGCGCGTACGACGACTCCGCCCTGGCGACCTCCTCGGAGGACCTCGAGGTCGACCGCACCCGGCTGATCGCCCTGGTCGAGCTGGCCCGCAAGGGCGACGTCGACGCCTTCGGCATGCTCTACGACCACTACCAGGGCTCGGTCTACCGCTTCCTGTTCCACCGCACGCGGTCCGCGACACTGGCCGAGGACCTCACCTCGGAGACGTTCTTCCGGGCCCTGCGCTCGATGCAGGGATTCCGCTGGCAGGGCAAGGACTTCGGCGCCTGGCTGATGACCATCGCCCGCAACCTGGCCACCGATCACTTCAAGGCCGGACGCACCCGCCTCGAGATGACCACCGAGGACATGGGCCAGCACGACGACGCCACGGAGGGCCCCGAGGCGATGGTGCTCGCCGGGCTGACCAACGAGATCCTGCTCAAGGCCCTGACCTCGCTGCCCGACGAGCAGCGCGACTGCCTGGTGATGCGCTTCCTGCAGGGGATGAGCATCGCCGAGACCGCGAGCGTCCTGGGGCGCAGCGACGGAGCCATCAAGCAGCTGCAGCTGCGTGGGGTGCGCAACCTGGCCAAGCTGATGCCGGAGGGCCTGCGATGA